From one Aeropyrum camini SY1 = JCM 12091 genomic stretch:
- a CDS encoding Lrp/AsnC ligand binding domain-containing protein has protein sequence MSEAIVAYVLINVDVGKEKEVLDEIVRRYGRNVTEARVTYGDFDLIVRLEASNMRLLDKIVTGIRSIPGVLRTTTLIAS, from the coding sequence ATGTCCGAGGCTATTGTCGCCTACGTTTTGATAAACGTTGATGTGGGTAAGGAGAAGGAGGTGTTGGACGAGATTGTGAGGAGGTATGGCAGGAATGTTACGGAGGCTAGGGTTACCTACGGCGATTTCGACCTTATTGTAAGGCTTGAGGCGAGCAACATGAGGCTTCTAGACAAGATAGTCACGGGCATAAGGAGCATACCGGGCGTTTTGAGGACTACAACCCTTATAGCCTCCTAG
- a CDS encoding pelota family protein gives MRVEVLDNKRKIVRLRPESEEDLWLLRITLRPGDVVRIRTYRDVQVGSGRKERVAMTLSIRLDSIEFQPFTGKLRISGIVVEGPDEFGVKGRRHSTAVSIGTWLVVEREKGWGEKELDRLASGRARGTAVVAAVDYDEFALAVLAGHGMKILEDTSARLPGKDDPSREQEIEKYIDRAAGRIVEEASRHRAPIAVIAGPGLLKARVAEKVQRAMPSLKVATVDTSMGGVAGVREALRRETVTRILRELSIVEAEEVLEEFLRRIAKSRDTVAYTPQEVLAVARMGAVDTVLLVDSLLHSPDDAEREAVDEALRLVESMGGRVIIIPDDSPAGERLASFGGVVAILRYPVPQEARRL, from the coding sequence TTGCGCGTCGAGGTCCTAGACAACAAGCGGAAGATAGTTAGGCTGAGGCCAGAGAGCGAGGAGGACCTCTGGCTGCTGAGGATCACGCTCAGACCTGGTGATGTGGTGAGAATACGCACATACAGAGACGTGCAGGTGGGCTCGGGCAGGAAGGAGAGGGTTGCTATGACCCTCAGCATAAGACTCGACTCCATCGAGTTCCAGCCTTTCACAGGGAAGCTGAGGATAAGCGGTATAGTGGTTGAAGGCCCCGACGAGTTCGGCGTGAAAGGAAGGAGGCACTCAACCGCTGTCTCTATAGGCACGTGGCTTGTGGTTGAGAGGGAGAAGGGGTGGGGTGAAAAGGAGCTGGATAGGCTGGCCTCGGGTAGGGCTAGGGGGACTGCAGTCGTGGCTGCAGTTGACTACGACGAATTCGCCCTAGCCGTTCTGGCGGGTCATGGCATGAAGATTCTAGAGGACACCTCTGCAAGGCTCCCCGGGAAGGACGATCCATCGCGTGAGCAGGAGATAGAGAAGTATATAGACAGGGCCGCGGGGAGGATAGTGGAGGAGGCCTCAAGGCACAGGGCCCCCATAGCGGTCATAGCAGGTCCTGGCCTCCTCAAAGCCAGGGTGGCCGAGAAGGTGCAGCGAGCAATGCCCTCGCTTAAAGTGGCAACAGTTGACACCTCAATGGGCGGTGTCGCCGGGGTTAGAGAAGCTCTTAGGAGGGAAACAGTAACCAGGATACTGAGGGAGCTTAGCATAGTCGAGGCCGAGGAGGTGCTCGAGGAGTTTCTAAGGAGGATAGCCAAGTCGAGGGACACTGTAGCCTACACGCCACAGGAGGTCCTCGCAGTAGCCAGGATGGGAGCTGTTGACACCGTTCTCCTAGTAGACAGCCTCCTCCACTCGCCGGACGATGCCGAGAGGGAGGCTGTTGACGAGGCCTTAAGGCTCGTGGAATCTATGGGGGGAAGGGTGATTATCATACCCGACGACTCCCCAGCCGGGGAAAGGCTGGCGAGCTTCGGCGGAGTGGTGGCCATTCTAAGATACCCGGTCCCGCAGGAGGCTAGGAGGCTATAA
- a CDS encoding valine--tRNA ligase has translation MGEEFKPVIQEKRWDLSEEERLLSLWDSEDLHKSTLDPDDPREIVVIDTPPPYPSGKWHVGGAAHYTQIDMIARYFKLKGYNVVVPFYADRNGLPVEVQVEKTYGVVAHEMARTREGRERFLALCSEFLDRVEGEIVQLWRRLGCGFDYWREGTDSPRYRSMTQATFIDLWRRGLIYEAERPVRWCPRCKTTLAEAEIEHKDEEDFIYYVKYKLEEDGRDLVVATTRPELLAGCAALAYHPEDERYKGLAGKTAVAPLYGHKVKIVEHPAVKKDFGTGLMMICSYGDEEDVRLFLELDLKPKVLIDENGVMNENAGPIAGLPVKEARRRIAEILEKEGLLVKKERIVHSVPVCWRCKTPLQIIHRKELFLKQLDFKDVVKQAAAKMDFKPEMHRKKLYDWIDSIKMDWPISRERFYGTEIPLWTCSRCGAKLVPEPGRYYRPWAEEPPWDSCPRCGAPREYLKGETRVFDTWFDSSISPLYVTRWMWDKRFYERASRNVLRPQGQDIIRTWLYYSILRVLQLTGKPAFRWVRITGLGLDPKGRPMHKSLGNVIDPEPIVAKYGGDAFRFWAAIAAKLGYDYRFDENKVKTGRNFATKLWNLARFVSSFPRPGGSPLEKATEVDKAFLALVDEYLEAADRAYAELDVYEPASLLYELAWDMFASHYVELVKERAYNRSGLFTREEQEAAWATLHEILRRILIALSPIMPFVTDAIYRRLYGRTVHKERWPEPLFAPEEREKLAATARSIVTVNRAIWNLKRSMGKKLYEPLDTAEILVPSSLENAKRDLESLHKTAIKTYSNTRPEGAEEALPGSGVYYTVKS, from the coding sequence TTGGGCGAGGAGTTTAAACCAGTTATTCAGGAGAAGAGGTGGGATTTAAGCGAGGAGGAGAGGCTACTCTCCCTCTGGGACTCTGAGGACCTGCACAAGTCCACCCTAGACCCGGATGACCCGCGTGAGATAGTTGTGATAGACACGCCACCACCATACCCAAGCGGCAAGTGGCATGTAGGCGGGGCTGCCCACTACACACAGATAGACATGATAGCCAGGTATTTCAAGCTGAAAGGCTATAACGTCGTGGTTCCCTTCTACGCCGACCGTAACGGTCTCCCCGTGGAGGTGCAGGTGGAGAAGACCTACGGTGTCGTTGCTCACGAGATGGCAAGGACCAGGGAGGGGAGGGAGAGGTTCCTAGCTCTATGCAGCGAGTTCCTAGACAGGGTTGAGGGGGAGATAGTGCAGCTATGGAGGCGGCTCGGCTGCGGCTTCGACTACTGGAGGGAAGGTACGGACAGCCCCAGATACAGGTCGATGACCCAGGCGACCTTCATAGACCTCTGGAGGCGTGGCCTGATATACGAGGCGGAAAGGCCTGTAAGGTGGTGTCCAAGGTGTAAGACGACTTTGGCCGAGGCCGAGATAGAGCATAAGGATGAAGAGGACTTTATCTACTACGTCAAATACAAGCTAGAGGAGGACGGCAGGGACCTCGTGGTGGCCACGACAAGGCCCGAGCTGCTCGCCGGCTGCGCAGCCCTGGCCTACCACCCCGAGGATGAGAGGTATAAAGGGCTGGCTGGGAAGACCGCCGTGGCGCCGCTCTACGGGCATAAGGTCAAGATAGTCGAGCACCCGGCTGTTAAGAAGGACTTCGGCACAGGCCTGATGATGATATGTAGCTACGGTGACGAGGAGGACGTGAGACTCTTCCTAGAGCTGGATCTCAAGCCGAAGGTCCTGATAGACGAGAACGGGGTCATGAACGAGAATGCAGGCCCCATAGCAGGGCTACCCGTGAAAGAGGCTAGGAGGAGGATAGCCGAGATACTCGAGAAGGAGGGTCTTCTTGTAAAGAAGGAGAGGATAGTCCACAGCGTCCCAGTCTGCTGGAGGTGTAAGACCCCCCTCCAGATCATACACAGGAAGGAGCTGTTCCTCAAGCAGCTCGACTTCAAGGATGTGGTGAAGCAGGCGGCGGCTAAGATGGATTTCAAGCCTGAGATGCACCGCAAGAAGCTCTACGACTGGATCGACAGCATCAAGATGGACTGGCCGATATCCAGAGAAAGGTTCTACGGGACAGAGATACCCCTCTGGACCTGTAGTAGGTGTGGGGCTAAGCTGGTCCCGGAGCCGGGTAGGTACTACAGGCCGTGGGCCGAGGAGCCCCCGTGGGACTCCTGCCCCAGGTGCGGGGCCCCCCGCGAGTATCTCAAGGGGGAGACGAGGGTTTTCGACACGTGGTTCGACAGCAGCATAAGCCCTCTCTACGTGACCCGATGGATGTGGGATAAAAGGTTCTATGAGAGGGCGTCACGCAACGTCCTGCGGCCCCAGGGGCAGGACATAATCAGGACTTGGCTCTACTACAGCATACTGAGGGTGCTCCAGTTAACCGGGAAACCCGCCTTCAGGTGGGTTAGGATAACGGGCCTGGGCCTAGACCCCAAGGGGAGGCCTATGCATAAGAGCCTAGGCAACGTTATAGATCCCGAGCCGATAGTGGCTAAGTATGGCGGCGACGCCTTCAGATTCTGGGCGGCCATAGCAGCCAAGCTCGGTTACGACTATCGTTTCGACGAGAATAAGGTGAAGACGGGTAGGAACTTCGCCACGAAACTATGGAACCTTGCCAGGTTCGTCTCAAGCTTCCCAAGACCTGGTGGAAGCCCTCTGGAGAAGGCTACCGAGGTCGACAAGGCCTTCCTCGCTCTGGTCGACGAGTATCTGGAGGCTGCTGACAGGGCTTATGCAGAGCTGGACGTCTACGAGCCGGCCAGCCTGCTCTACGAGCTGGCTTGGGACATGTTCGCCTCACACTACGTGGAGCTTGTTAAGGAGAGAGCCTACAACAGGTCTGGCCTATTCACGAGGGAGGAGCAGGAGGCGGCCTGGGCGACGCTGCACGAGATCCTCAGGAGGATACTTATAGCCCTCTCACCTATAATGCCATTCGTAACAGACGCCATATACAGGAGGCTCTACGGCAGAACCGTCCACAAAGAGAGGTGGCCGGAACCCCTCTTCGCCCCCGAGGAGAGGGAGAAGCTAGCCGCGACGGCTCGGTCCATAGTCACCGTGAACAGGGCTATATGGAACCTGAAGAGGTCTATGGGTAAGAAGCTGTACGAGCCGCTTGACACTGCAGAGATACTAGTGCCCAGCAGTCTAGAGAATGCCAAGAGGGATCTTGAGAGCCTCCATAAGACAGCCATAAAGACATACAGCAATACGCGTCCCGAGGGCGCGGAGGAGGCGCTTCCGGGATCCGGAGTATACTATACCGTTAAATCCTAG
- a CDS encoding metal-dependent hydrolase: MNREGHFGMAMAIVFGVYSILDVKSIDSIFLGFLIVGLSTLPDIDLALEIAHRKYTHNLAASIIAGLLIGVLLESGGVEGLGFLEGFIAGFTAVWIHILGDLMTYMEFQPLWPLSKRKMAFKLFKSSNKAVNRAMATLGTVILLYYLLTDFYGASIGYTGG; this comes from the coding sequence ATGAATAGGGAAGGGCATTTCGGAATGGCCATGGCGATTGTATTCGGGGTGTACTCTATTTTAGACGTGAAATCAATCGACTCCATCTTCCTCGGCTTCCTGATAGTAGGCCTCTCAACACTACCCGACATAGACCTTGCCCTCGAGATAGCACATAGGAAGTATACCCACAACCTAGCAGCATCGATAATAGCAGGCCTGCTGATAGGGGTTCTCCTGGAGTCGGGCGGTGTCGAGGGTTTAGGTTTCCTCGAGGGCTTTATAGCGGGCTTCACGGCAGTCTGGATACACATACTCGGGGACCTCATGACGTACATGGAGTTCCAGCCGCTCTGGCCTCTGTCAAAAAGGAAGATGGCGTTTAAACTCTTCAAATCCAGCAACAAGGCGGTCAACAGGGCCATGGCAACCCTGGGCACGGTAATTCTGCTCTACTACCTCCTCACCGATTTCTACGGAGCCTCGATAGGTTATACCGGTGGATGA
- a CDS encoding ABC-ATPase domain-containing protein has product MVGRVSIESVLRRIDRRGYKAYKDLAGASEDLGRMEVRVSRVQGDPFAPPSVIEVHVKRVKPPAGAHPVPYADYAHRLLSGILPRYSMRGVGEGGSGRLSVPTPSPIVIPRSAVEARPRNGEFWSLLFRVWAGLPSRGRRVLAGAARELLLDRLPRAVERVLEDLAGGDVERHISVWKDQEYIRSRLDDMGLYAFVGDGSILPRKCGGCWEPLEDAVPFESPPSMRVEIELPSGRVISGMGLPRGVTTITGPAFHGKTTLAEAIAHGVWNHIPGDGRELVVSDHMLAYVESENGRWVSCVDASPFIEALPGGADTRCFTTPDASGATSIAASIQEYVEAGASGVLFDEDQTATNIIHRDVWAEEITGKRTVNPLSDMAPSMKKAGLSMIAVASGAMPLLESSDRIVVMDEFRSRDATEKRLEASRVLREMGYRRVAKEYGRPAGRVVAEARVLEKPRVKGFVAEARNLKDRIDLRPLRQVEEEQQLSTAWRAASVIASRRGASIAGLAREISSRLWRWDYSMLTSKPGPEISYVRPLEIAFMVNRIPGLRACYGRYCG; this is encoded by the coding sequence TTGGTAGGACGCGTTTCTATAGAGAGTGTACTCCGCAGGATAGACAGACGGGGGTATAAGGCGTATAAGGATCTAGCTGGCGCATCCGAGGACCTCGGCAGGATGGAGGTGAGGGTGTCAAGGGTTCAGGGAGACCCCTTCGCCCCTCCCAGCGTTATCGAGGTTCATGTGAAGAGGGTTAAACCCCCGGCGGGAGCCCACCCCGTGCCATATGCGGACTACGCCCATAGGCTGCTCAGCGGGATTCTACCGAGGTATTCCATGAGGGGTGTTGGCGAGGGTGGCAGCGGCAGGCTTTCAGTACCCACACCTTCACCCATAGTCATACCCAGGAGCGCTGTGGAGGCCAGGCCTAGGAACGGGGAGTTCTGGAGCCTCCTCTTCCGGGTTTGGGCTGGTCTACCCTCGAGGGGGAGGAGGGTTCTGGCGGGGGCTGCGAGGGAGCTCCTTCTTGACAGGCTGCCGAGGGCTGTGGAGAGGGTTCTCGAGGACCTCGCCGGTGGGGATGTGGAGAGGCATATATCCGTCTGGAAGGACCAGGAGTACATAAGGTCTAGACTCGACGATATGGGTCTCTACGCCTTTGTGGGAGACGGGTCGATTCTCCCCAGGAAGTGTGGAGGCTGCTGGGAGCCTCTGGAGGATGCTGTGCCCTTCGAGAGCCCGCCAAGCATGAGGGTTGAGATAGAGCTGCCTAGTGGTAGGGTTATCAGCGGTATGGGGCTGCCTAGGGGGGTTACCACTATAACCGGCCCCGCTTTCCACGGGAAGACTACTCTGGCGGAGGCTATAGCCCACGGCGTGTGGAACCACATACCCGGAGACGGTAGGGAGCTCGTCGTAAGCGACCACATGCTAGCCTATGTCGAGAGCGAGAACGGCAGGTGGGTTTCGTGCGTCGACGCGTCGCCCTTCATAGAAGCGCTCCCAGGCGGGGCCGATACACGCTGCTTCACCACGCCTGACGCCAGCGGTGCAACCAGCATAGCGGCGTCGATACAGGAGTATGTCGAAGCCGGCGCCTCGGGGGTGCTGTTCGACGAGGACCAGACCGCCACAAACATTATACATAGGGACGTCTGGGCGGAGGAGATCACCGGTAAGAGGACGGTAAACCCCCTGAGCGATATGGCGCCTAGCATGAAGAAGGCTGGCCTATCAATGATAGCCGTTGCGAGCGGGGCTATGCCCCTGCTAGAGAGTTCTGATAGGATAGTGGTTATGGATGAGTTTAGATCCCGCGACGCCACTGAGAAGAGGCTCGAGGCCTCCAGGGTTCTAAGGGAAATGGGGTATAGGAGGGTGGCGAAGGAGTATGGACGCCCGGCTGGCCGGGTGGTGGCTGAGGCTAGGGTGCTGGAGAAGCCCAGGGTTAAGGGCTTCGTGGCCGAGGCTAGAAACCTGAAGGATAGGATTGACCTGAGGCCGCTCAGGCAGGTTGAGGAGGAGCAGCAGCTATCAACAGCGTGGAGAGCGGCCAGCGTCATCGCATCCAGAAGAGGCGCCAGCATAGCGGGGCTGGCGCGGGAGATCTCCAGCAGGCTATGGAGGTGGGACTACAGCATGCTCACTTCCAAACCAGGCCCGGAGATATCCTATGTGAGGCCCCTTGAGATAGCGTTCATGGTCAACAGGATACCAGGCCTCAGAGCCTGCTACGGCCGCTACTGCGGCTAG
- a CDS encoding VIT1/CCC1 transporter family protein translates to MLTEERVQEARRFCEDEYVDYIVYSYLSGIEGDEENRRVLREMAEQEYRHYEFWKELVGGDCKVSVSRIRLMVLGLLRRMLGVTFTVKFLERHEKEVIESYKKFLENLDGEARRKLEGIIEEEISHENYLISRINENIVRYLGFIALGLADAIVEITGVHAGFLGATSTTLVAGVAGLIVGLSAAISMAAAAYLQAKHESSTTAPLPSAIATGIAYFFAVVTLALPYFITHSNILAFVASVMLAVVLITAFVFYSAVINETSFRREIVENLGVLFGTAAAAYIFGDVLGRIFGIGDILALLY, encoded by the coding sequence TTGCTGACGGAGGAGCGTGTGCAGGAGGCAAGGAGGTTCTGTGAGGACGAGTACGTAGACTACATAGTTTACAGCTATCTATCCGGGATTGAGGGGGACGAGGAGAACCGGAGAGTATTGAGGGAGATGGCCGAGCAGGAGTATCGCCACTACGAGTTCTGGAAGGAGTTAGTCGGTGGTGACTGCAAAGTTAGTGTCTCCAGAATCAGGCTTATGGTACTCGGGCTTCTAAGGCGGATGCTCGGGGTTACATTTACTGTTAAATTCCTGGAGAGGCACGAGAAGGAGGTTATAGAGTCTTATAAGAAGTTCCTCGAGAATCTCGACGGCGAGGCTAGGAGGAAGCTGGAGGGGATTATAGAGGAGGAGATAAGCCACGAGAACTATCTTATATCTAGGATCAACGAGAACATAGTAAGGTATCTAGGCTTCATAGCTTTAGGACTTGCCGACGCTATAGTCGAGATTACCGGTGTCCACGCCGGGTTCCTCGGCGCGACCTCCACAACCTTGGTGGCGGGTGTGGCGGGCCTTATAGTAGGGCTTTCCGCAGCCATATCTATGGCGGCGGCGGCGTATCTCCAGGCTAAACACGAGTCGAGCACTACCGCCCCCCTACCCTCAGCTATAGCAACAGGGATCGCCTACTTCTTCGCGGTAGTAACCCTTGCCTTGCCATACTTCATCACCCACTCGAACATACTGGCCTTCGTGGCGAGCGTAATGCTGGCCGTGGTCCTAATAACCGCCTTCGTATTCTACAGCGCCGTCATAAACGAGACTAGCTTTAGGCGGGAGATCGTGGAGAACCTCGGCGTGCTCTTCGGAACCGCAGCCGCGGCGTATATATTCGGGGATGTTCTAGGTAGGATCTTCGGAATAGGCGACATTCTCGCGCTCCTATACTAG
- a CDS encoding class II fumarate hydratase, producing the protein MGKYVERAVRVFLNTGTRFPGRIVWAIGMVKYSAARANMELGLLDEKRAKAIMQAALEVAEGKHRDRIVVDVFQTGSGTGLNMNVNEVIAERASEIAGVEVHPNDHVNMGQSSNDVIPTTIRLAAASAVINELVPALEAFISSLGIVEERYANVVKPGRTHLRDALPVTFGQEMGAFRDAFSKDLSMVRSALEAVLEVPLGGTAVGTGLNAHPEYPRRAVAILAEKTGIPVKPAASRFRAMRLVTDIAMLTAAVRAVAIDLWRLSQDLRLMYSGPFTGIAEVEIPQEVPGSSMMPGKVNPVTLEAAMQAASYAIALDSSLVQASLLGEFELSMGLPLAGYAAVRQVEIVAEALRKTASLVIERVEPRVERMRELAERSQALITLVAPIIGYEKAAEVSRMLYEGKSIREALKAVGLSDDAIEKLLDLEKLVKPGIPSLEVGRKG; encoded by the coding sequence ATGGGCAAGTACGTGGAGAGGGCTGTTAGGGTCTTCCTAAACACGGGTACGAGGTTTCCTGGGAGAATTGTGTGGGCTATAGGTATGGTTAAGTACTCGGCGGCGAGGGCTAACATGGAGCTCGGGCTTCTCGACGAGAAAAGAGCTAAAGCTATTATGCAGGCGGCGCTTGAGGTCGCCGAGGGTAAGCACAGAGATAGAATCGTGGTAGACGTGTTCCAGACGGGCAGTGGAACAGGGTTGAACATGAATGTGAACGAGGTGATAGCCGAGAGGGCTTCTGAGATAGCTGGTGTCGAGGTCCACCCTAATGACCACGTGAACATGGGACAGTCAAGCAACGACGTTATACCCACCACAATACGGCTGGCCGCTGCCTCGGCGGTCATAAACGAGCTGGTGCCCGCTCTTGAAGCCTTTATATCAAGCCTTGGCATTGTTGAGGAGAGGTATGCTAACGTAGTGAAGCCCGGGCGCACCCACCTCCGCGACGCCCTCCCCGTCACCTTCGGCCAGGAAATGGGCGCCTTCAGAGACGCTTTCTCCAAAGACCTCTCCATGGTCAGGAGCGCTCTGGAGGCGGTTCTGGAGGTACCTCTCGGCGGCACCGCCGTCGGTACTGGTCTCAACGCCCACCCGGAATACCCGCGTAGAGCAGTTGCCATACTGGCCGAGAAGACGGGTATACCAGTCAAGCCTGCGGCCAGCCGGTTCAGGGCTATGAGGCTGGTCACAGACATAGCAATGCTCACAGCCGCGGTCAGGGCCGTAGCCATAGACCTCTGGAGGCTATCCCAGGACCTCAGGCTAATGTACAGCGGGCCGTTCACCGGTATCGCCGAGGTTGAGATACCGCAGGAGGTCCCAGGCAGCAGCATGATGCCTGGCAAGGTGAACCCTGTTACACTAGAGGCTGCGATGCAGGCCGCGAGCTATGCCATAGCCCTGGACAGCAGCCTGGTCCAGGCCTCCCTCCTCGGCGAGTTCGAGCTTAGCATGGGCCTCCCCCTGGCGGGCTATGCTGCGGTGAGGCAGGTAGAAATTGTAGCTGAGGCCCTTAGGAAGACCGCCAGTCTCGTCATAGAGAGGGTGGAGCCGAGGGTCGAGCGTATGAGGGAGCTTGCAGAGAGGAGCCAGGCACTGATAACACTGGTCGCGCCTATAATAGGCTACGAAAAGGCCGCAGAGGTTTCTAGGATGCTCTATGAGGGAAAGAGTATAAGGGAGGCTCTCAAAGCAGTAGGGCTTAGCGACGACGCTATAGAGAAGCTGCTCGACCTTGAAAAACTAGTTAAGCCTGGAATACCAAGTCTTGAGGTCGGGCGTAAAGGTTGA
- a CDS encoding DUF2286 domain-containing protein yields the protein MKVAVIRAEHGRVEESLIFEARLEEVVKDMARHALEEWDPSSSDFLVISDDIEITVVSDIEEDVLRELESQGRVEVEGGETRVLVPIYYISFDNEMIDDENYIDRKILVIAPLVYKGFKEELEAHAASMTTPPQRPGGIKKV from the coding sequence TTGAAAGTAGCTGTTATACGTGCAGAACATGGTAGGGTAGAGGAGAGCTTGATATTCGAGGCCAGGCTTGAGGAAGTCGTCAAGGACATGGCCAGACATGCTCTTGAGGAGTGGGATCCTAGCAGCAGCGATTTCCTGGTGATAAGCGATGACATAGAGATAACTGTTGTGAGTGACATCGAGGAGGATGTGCTGAGGGAGCTTGAGTCTCAGGGTAGAGTCGAAGTGGAAGGCGGGGAAACCAGGGTTCTAGTGCCCATATACTACATTAGTTTTGACAACGAGATGATTGACGACGAAAATTATATAGACAGGAAGATACTAGTCATAGCCCCCCTAGTCTACAAAGGTTTCAAAGAGGAGCTTGAGGCGCACGCAGCCAGCATGACAACCCCACCACAGCGCCCAGGCGGGATCAAGAAGGTTTGA
- the rpl7ae gene encoding 50S ribosomal protein L7Ae, whose protein sequence is MSKPIYVRFEVPEDLAEKAYEAVKRARETGRIKKGTNETTKAVERGLAKLVVIAEDVDPPEIVMHLPLLCDEKKIPYVYVPSKKRLGEAAGIEVAAASVAIIEPGDADTLVREIIEKVKELRAKAGV, encoded by the coding sequence ATGAGTAAGCCCATATACGTGAGGTTCGAGGTTCCAGAGGACCTAGCTGAGAAGGCCTATGAGGCCGTTAAACGTGCTAGGGAGACTGGGAGGATAAAGAAGGGTACTAACGAGACCACTAAGGCTGTTGAGAGGGGTCTCGCCAAGCTGGTTGTTATAGCGGAAGACGTGGATCCCCCGGAGATAGTCATGCACCTACCCCTTCTCTGTGACGAAAAGAAGATACCCTACGTCTATGTGCCCAGCAAGAAGAGGTTAGGCGAGGCTGCTGGTATAGAGGTTGCTGCTGCTAGTGTTGCCATAATCGAGCCTGGCGACGCCGACACCCTAGTAAGGGAGATTATAGAGAAAGTCAAGGAGCTTAGGGCTAAGGCTGGCGTATAG
- the truD gene encoding tRNA pseudouridine(13) synthase TruD produces the protein MSSGSQCRPADWALEELLGLPHSTGPEAVIQFPWGFRVVESRADWERRRGWVLYLVRKKLLSTPAAAGALSRLLGCRIYSYAGLKDACSISWQHVSLYRCRKTPLRVKAYGGRMEAWLLGRGGYVYPGGHRGNMFRIRLEARGGCRTSNLEWITGHYGPQRFGVSRPNTHLYSILYASGRWDLLARELGYRYPLERRIAPGDYESKILTEISKSLAPPQGRSFGGVVVEAFRSYLFNRALTRAVEEGRSLWSLGESAASVVCGGYTYRVPVARLPSRTLLGSHTGWSRLVARVMEEEGVEPGILPLRGGLRPLIYPVCRYSCRRLGDSEVSIRLHLPPGAFATTALLALYSILWIDSYLECM, from the coding sequence ATGAGCAGCGGTTCTCAATGCCGGCCTGCCGACTGGGCTCTGGAAGAGCTCCTTGGCCTCCCCCATTCTACAGGTCCTGAAGCCGTCATACAGTTTCCCTGGGGCTTTAGGGTCGTCGAATCCCGTGCTGATTGGGAGAGGAGGAGGGGGTGGGTGCTTTACCTCGTTAGGAAGAAGCTGCTCAGCACGCCAGCAGCTGCTGGTGCGCTCTCAAGGCTTCTAGGGTGTAGGATATACTCTTACGCGGGTTTGAAGGATGCATGCTCTATCTCGTGGCAACACGTATCCCTATACAGGTGTAGAAAAACGCCTCTTAGGGTTAAGGCTTACGGCGGTAGGATGGAGGCATGGCTTCTGGGGAGGGGGGGATACGTATACCCTGGGGGCCACAGGGGTAACATGTTCAGGATTAGGCTGGAGGCTCGCGGGGGTTGCAGGACTTCGAACCTAGAGTGGATTACCGGCCATTACGGTCCCCAGCGTTTTGGAGTGTCAAGGCCCAACACCCACTTGTATAGCATCTTATACGCTTCGGGGAGATGGGATCTCCTCGCCCGGGAGCTGGGGTACAGGTATCCTCTCGAGCGGAGAATTGCTCCTGGAGACTATGAGTCCAAGATACTTACCGAGATATCCAAGAGCCTGGCCCCTCCCCAGGGCCGCAGTTTCGGAGGAGTTGTGGTGGAAGCCTTCAGAAGTTACCTCTTCAACAGGGCGCTCACCCGCGCCGTCGAAGAGGGGAGGAGCCTCTGGTCGCTGGGAGAGTCTGCGGCTAGTGTCGTATGTGGAGGATACACGTACAGAGTACCAGTTGCCAGGCTCCCCTCTAGGACTCTCCTAGGCTCGCATACCGGCTGGTCAAGGCTCGTAGCCAGGGTTATGGAGGAGGAGGGTGTGGAGCCTGGAATACTGCCCTTGAGGGGTGGTTTGAGGCCCCTTATCTACCCTGTCTGCAGGTATAGCTGCAGGCGTCTAGGCGATTCTGAGGTGTCGATACGCCTCCACCTTCCGCCGGGCGCCTTCGCCACCACAGCCCTTCTAGCCCTCTACTCTATACTTTGGATAGACTCCTACTTGGAGTGCATGTAG